A genomic segment from Clostridium pasteurianum BC1 encodes:
- a CDS encoding acetylornithine/succinylornithine family transaminase encodes MKGVDIFMKQININYTDNLISENKNSILFTTNRPNIVMEHGKGMYLLDTEGKCYLDFVGGWAVNCLGHCPDIINDAIIKQAKTLINASPSFYNKPMLQFAKLLTDNSCFDRVFFSNSGSEANEGAIKLARKYGEKFLNGAYEIITMINSFHGRTLATMSATGKKIWEDLYEPKVPGFKHVPLNDIDAIKASITSKTCAIMLEPIQGEGGVNKADKVYIETISNICKERGILLIFDEVQTGIGRTGKLFAYEHYGIEPDIMTLAKGIGGGYPLSALLTKEKLNIFEPGDQGGTYSAQPLGMAVGMAVVEEVINKKLFINAEIQGNYILKKLDELKHKYKLKNIRGNGLLIAFDLPCNKGTEIVDKCLQEGLILNSPRPSIIRLMPPLIVTEKDTDNMINILTEALDMTL; translated from the coding sequence ATGAAAGGTGTTGATATATTTATGAAACAAATAAACATAAATTATACTGATAATCTTATAAGCGAAAATAAAAATTCAATATTGTTTACTACAAATCGTCCAAACATCGTGATGGAACATGGAAAAGGTATGTACCTATTAGACACTGAAGGAAAATGTTATCTTGACTTTGTAGGGGGCTGGGCTGTGAATTGTCTTGGACATTGTCCTGATATTATTAATGATGCTATTATAAAACAGGCTAAAACACTAATAAATGCCAGTCCTTCTTTTTATAATAAACCCATGCTTCAATTTGCAAAACTGCTTACTGATAATTCCTGCTTTGACAGAGTATTTTTTTCCAATAGTGGTTCTGAAGCAAACGAAGGTGCTATTAAGCTTGCGAGAAAATATGGTGAAAAATTTCTTAACGGTGCCTATGAAATAATTACTATGATTAACAGTTTTCATGGAAGAACACTTGCTACAATGTCTGCAACAGGGAAAAAAATCTGGGAAGATTTATATGAACCAAAAGTTCCAGGCTTTAAACACGTGCCACTAAATGATATAGATGCAATAAAAGCATCTATAACTTCAAAAACCTGTGCAATTATGCTGGAACCTATTCAGGGAGAAGGTGGCGTTAACAAAGCAGACAAAGTTTATATTGAAACCATAAGCAATATATGCAAAGAACGTGGAATACTACTAATTTTTGATGAAGTTCAAACAGGCATCGGCAGAACTGGTAAATTATTTGCCTATGAACACTACGGAATTGAACCTGACATAATGACACTTGCCAAAGGTATAGGCGGAGGCTATCCACTATCGGCATTATTAACTAAAGAAAAGTTAAATATATTTGAACCGGGTGATCAAGGTGGAACTTATTCAGCTCAACCCTTAGGAATGGCTGTAGGAATGGCTGTGGTAGAAGAAGTTATTAACAAAAAACTATTCATTAATGCTGAAATACAAGGAAATTATATATTAAAAAAATTAGATGAGCTAAAACATAAGTATAAATTGAAAAATATACGTGGTAATGGACTTCTCATTGCATTCGATCTTCCATGTAACAAAGGGACTGAAATTGTAGATAAATGTTTGCAAGAAGGCTTGATTTTAAATTCACCAAGACCTTCAATTATTCGATTAATGCCTCCTTTAATAGTAACTGAAAAAGATACTGATAATATGATTAATATTTTAACTGAGGCTTTAGATATGACTCTTTAA
- a CDS encoding MarR family winged helix-turn-helix transcriptional regulator encodes MESQESSYLRELIRVLVRNLGILEKGDATCCSVTISQCHAIVEIGRAQEISLNELAEILTLDKSTMSRTINNLVENALVVRKLHPEDRRYVTIKLTDEGIKIFKNIEEGMKQYFNAIFNSIPEDKRDQVLDSLKLLIKAVSENKCC; translated from the coding sequence ATGGAAAGTCAGGAAAGTAGTTATTTGCGTGAACTGATCAGAGTATTGGTAAGAAACCTGGGAATATTGGAGAAAGGGGATGCAACCTGCTGTAGTGTAACAATTTCACAATGTCATGCTATTGTGGAGATTGGAAGAGCACAAGAAATTTCTTTAAATGAGCTTGCTGAAATATTAACCTTAGATAAAAGTACAATGAGCAGAACCATAAATAATCTTGTAGAAAATGCTTTAGTAGTTAGAAAATTACATCCAGAAGATAGACGGTATGTAACCATAAAGCTAACTGATGAAGGAATAAAGATATTTAAAAATATTGAAGAAGGAATGAAACAGTATTTTAATGCTATTTTCAATTCTATTCCAGAAGATAAAAGGGATCAAGTGCTTGATAGCTTAAAGCTTTTAATCAAAGCTGTAAGTGAAAATAAATGTTGCTAG
- the arsM gene encoding arsenite methyltransferase — protein sequence MKNNIKGQVKAYYGGIAKKVNAETKVTCGCGSSCCGDDTAINSNLYTKDYIEGLPEEAINASLGCANPIVLANPQKGEVVLDLGSGGGIDVFISSKYVGESGKVYGLDMTDEMLELANKNKDKMEVKNVEFIKGYIEDIPLKNESVDVITSNCVINLCESKEDALKEAYRVLKNGGRLAIADVIVLKDIPENIKKSVEMWVGCIAGALEVNEYKKILENVGFKDIEITPVNIYTKEIIEDIATQKNLGDVYSKIDSELLDRAFAGAHVKAFK from the coding sequence ATGAAAAATAATATTAAGGGACAAGTTAAAGCCTATTACGGAGGTATAGCTAAAAAAGTGAATGCTGAAACTAAAGTTACTTGTGGGTGTGGAAGCTCATGTTGTGGAGATGATACTGCAATCAACTCAAATCTGTATACAAAAGATTATATAGAAGGATTGCCAGAGGAAGCTATTAATGCGTCACTAGGATGTGCAAACCCTATTGTACTTGCAAATCCTCAAAAGGGAGAAGTGGTATTGGATTTAGGAAGTGGTGGTGGAATAGATGTATTTATTTCATCAAAGTATGTAGGTGAAAGTGGAAAAGTATACGGTCTTGATATGACAGATGAAATGCTTGAGCTGGCAAATAAAAATAAAGATAAAATGGAAGTGAAGAATGTAGAGTTTATTAAAGGATATATTGAAGACATTCCTCTTAAAAATGAAAGTGTAGATGTTATTACATCAAATTGTGTAATAAATCTTTGTGAGAGTAAAGAAGATGCATTAAAAGAGGCATATAGAGTATTAAAAAATGGCGGAAGGCTAGCAATAGCTGATGTTATAGTTCTTAAAGATATTCCTGAGAATATAAAGAAAAGTGTTGAAATGTGGGTTGGATGCATTGCTGGTGCTTTGGAAGTTAATGAGTATAAAAAAATACTTGAAAATGTTGGATTTAAAGATATTGAAATTACTCCAGTTAATATATACACCAAAGAAATAATAGAGGATATTGCCACACAGAAGAACTTAGGAGATGTATATAGTAAGATAGATTCAGAACTTCTTGATAGAGCTTTTGCAGGAGCTCATGTTAAGGCATTTAAATAG
- a CDS encoding GNAT family N-acetyltransferase: protein MDYKIDEMKESDWEQVAKIYLQGINTGKATFQTEVPTFENWNNGHIASCRLVARSVENNILGWAALSPTSSRCVYAGVAEVSIYIGENYRGLGIGKNLFNSLIKRSEEEGFWTLQSGIIRENTASIELHKKCGFKQIGIREKIAKMSNGVWHDVAFMERRSNKVGIN, encoded by the coding sequence ATGGATTATAAAATTGATGAAATGAAGGAATCGGATTGGGAGCAAGTAGCAAAGATATATCTACAGGGCATTAATACAGGTAAAGCAACATTTCAGACAGAAGTACCAACCTTTGAAAATTGGAATAATGGGCATATTGCTTCCTGTAGATTAGTAGCACGTTCAGTAGAAAATAATATATTGGGTTGGGCTGCATTAAGTCCAACATCAAGTCGATGTGTCTATGCAGGGGTTGCAGAAGTCAGTATATATATTGGAGAAAATTATAGAGGATTAGGAATAGGAAAAAATCTTTTTAATAGCTTGATTAAAAGATCAGAAGAAGAGGGATTCTGGACATTGCAATCAGGTATTATAAGAGAAAACACTGCAAGCATAGAGCTGCATAAGAAATGTGGATTTAAGCAGATTGGCATAAGAGAAAAAATTGCCAAAATGAGTAATGGTGTGTGGCATGATGTTGCATTTATGGAGCGTAGAAGTAATAAAGTGGGAATAAACTAA
- a CDS encoding Lrp/AsnC ligand binding domain-containing protein, which translates to MELSSLKVSPEVFEDMIKEDQDILECHRVTGHINYFIKAAVNNMDSMSLLIDRLLPYGNVNTSVVLKSPVPYRHIVPDTED; encoded by the coding sequence ATTGAATTAAGTTCTTTAAAAGTATCTCCGGAAGTATTTGAGGATATGATTAAAGAAGATCAAGATATTTTAGAGTGCCATAGAGTAACTGGACATATTAATTATTTTATTAAAGCTGCTGTAAATAATATGGACAGTATGAGTTTACTTATAGATAGGTTATTGCCCTATGGTAATGTTAACACATCCGTAGTACTTAAATCTCCTGTACCCTATCGTCATATTGTTCCTGATACAGAAGATTAG
- a CDS encoding amidohydrolase family protein has protein sequence MIIDSHAHVILPTEKQILIMEEAGVDKTILFSTTPHPEKANDLKSLEKELFILNNILASSVSLNERIKNIKSTTAILKEVIDRNPSKFIGFGLVPLSLNYNKTADWINNNIVKNNFYGLGEFSPTSGQVKYLEIIFQASNELGHLPIWVHTFYPLNFDDIKELIQLAKKYPKVPLILGHMGGIHWIDVIKFAKENNNIYLDLSAMYTILAPTIAIKELPERTLFSSDAPYGNPQLFRKMIEMISPDRKVSEQVLGGNILKLLKL, from the coding sequence ATGATAATTGATAGTCATGCTCATGTAATATTACCAACAGAAAAACAAATATTAATAATGGAGGAAGCTGGAGTAGATAAAACTATATTGTTTTCTACAACACCACATCCTGAAAAAGCTAATGATTTGAAATCATTAGAAAAAGAATTATTTATATTAAACAATATATTAGCAAGTAGTGTTTCATTAAATGAAAGAATTAAAAACATTAAGAGCACTACAGCAATATTAAAAGAAGTTATAGATAGAAATCCATCAAAATTTATAGGTTTTGGACTGGTACCATTATCTTTAAACTATAATAAAACAGCCGATTGGATAAATAATAATATAGTTAAAAACAATTTTTATGGTTTAGGAGAATTTTCACCAACATCTGGTCAAGTAAAATATTTAGAAATAATTTTTCAAGCTTCAAACGAGCTAGGACATTTACCAATATGGGTTCATACTTTTTATCCTTTAAATTTTGATGATATTAAAGAACTTATACAACTAGCTAAAAAATATCCCAAAGTTCCATTAATACTAGGGCATATGGGAGGTATACACTGGATTGATGTAATAAAATTTGCTAAAGAAAATAATAATATTTATTTAGATTTATCAGCTATGTATACAATTTTAGCCCCTACAATAGCAATTAAAGAATTACCTGAACGTACACTATTTAGCTCAGATGCTCCTTATGGCAATCCTCAACTGTTTAGAAAAATGATTGAAATGATTAGTCCAGATAGAAAAGTATCAGAACAAGTACTAGGTGGAAATATACTAAAATTATTAAAATTATAA
- a CDS encoding winged helix-turn-helix transcriptional regulator: MSKSKKLTTECPMDITINILSGKWKISILWHLIRGVVRFNELQRLLHGISQKTLTLQLRELERDGIIYRKVYPESPPKVEYGLSELGESIKPILNLMCEWGKGYKKFQTKFNNPI, encoded by the coding sequence ATGTCAAAATCAAAAAAATTAACAACAGAATGTCCTATGGATATAACTATAAATATATTAAGTGGTAAATGGAAAATATCAATTCTTTGGCATTTAATAAGAGGAGTCGTTAGATTTAACGAATTGCAAAGATTATTACACGGTATTTCTCAGAAGACACTAACACTTCAATTAAGAGAATTAGAAAGAGATGGAATAATTTATAGAAAAGTTTATCCAGAAAGTCCACCAAAGGTTGAATATGGACTTAGTGAGCTGGGTGAAAGTATAAAACCTATTTTAAATTTAATGTGTGAATGGGGAAAAGGTTACAAAAAATTTCAAACTAAATTTAATAACCCAATATAG
- a CDS encoding CPBP family intramembrane glutamic endopeptidase has translation MSNKNIKKYIALFLIFAFGLPLICVLLVKNFSIFQAGTLNFILYGIEAMTPTLAALIVTAILGGSVRIRVFLKKCYFYNIKIHYIVLAVILPVTVVTITKLTSFIFVHDTPFITGITAKKLIVIMWALFAEEIGWRGFLQEKLDKRYGHIATPILVGIIWALWHYHFFWLGTMSAPLILFLLGYIADSFGYYWVTKKSEGNVIPVSLWHFIENLFFNLFLIRHGSIVPYLIFVVYSTIMAIGVSMWGSFSIKNDSSIN, from the coding sequence ATGAGTAATAAAAATATTAAAAAATATATTGCCCTATTTTTGATTTTTGCGTTTGGCTTGCCGTTAATATGTGTTTTATTAGTAAAAAATTTCAGCATTTTTCAAGCTGGAACGCTGAATTTTATTTTATATGGAATTGAAGCAATGACACCAACACTTGCAGCATTAATTGTAACTGCAATCTTGGGTGGCAGTGTAAGAATACGGGTATTTTTAAAAAAGTGTTATTTTTACAATATAAAAATACATTACATAGTATTAGCGGTAATACTGCCGGTAACTGTAGTAACTATCACAAAGTTAACTTCGTTCATCTTTGTCCATGATACTCCATTTATAACAGGTATTACTGCAAAGAAACTGATAGTAATTATGTGGGCATTGTTTGCAGAAGAAATTGGATGGAGAGGGTTTTTGCAAGAGAAATTAGATAAACGTTATGGTCACATAGCAACACCTATACTTGTTGGGATCATTTGGGCATTGTGGCATTATCATTTCTTTTGGTTAGGAACTATGTCAGCACCATTGATATTATTTTTACTTGGGTATATTGCAGATAGTTTTGGGTATTACTGGGTCACTAAAAAGTCAGAAGGCAATGTTATTCCAGTCTCTTTATGGCATTTTATAGAAAATCTATTTTTCAATCTTTTTTTGATAAGGCATGGTAGTATTGTGCCGTATTTGATATTTGTAGTTTATTCAACCATTATGGCTATAGGTGTAAGTATGTGGGGAAGTTTTTCTATAAAAAATGACAGCAGCATTAATTGA
- a CDS encoding LytR/AlgR family response regulator transcription factor: MLSIIICEDNKIQLKQIQNIIEEELVNLKIDIFVELSTDNPGDVIDYVYKNKERSFIYFLDVDLNTDINGIELAKNIREYDLRGYIVFITSHIEFSFLTFKYKVQAFDYILKVDNSILKENIFKCLLEIQNNYKKLNADKRKAMPIKIGSKITNFNMDEILFFETTEIDHKLRMHTEKGVFEFYGKLKDIEAQVPTDYYKSHRSYLVNTSKIRAIDKKDLIIYMINDDICLVSKRYLKGLISICIL, encoded by the coding sequence ATGCTTAGTATCATAATTTGTGAAGATAATAAAATTCAACTAAAACAAATTCAAAATATTATAGAAGAAGAATTAGTAAATTTAAAAATAGATATTTTTGTTGAGTTATCAACAGATAATCCTGGAGATGTAATTGATTATGTATATAAAAATAAAGAAAGAAGCTTTATTTATTTTTTAGATGTAGATTTAAATACTGATATAAACGGCATAGAGCTTGCAAAAAATATTAGAGAGTATGATTTAAGAGGATATATTGTATTTATAACATCCCATATAGAATTTTCGTTTTTGACATTTAAGTATAAGGTACAAGCATTTGATTATATTCTAAAGGTAGATAATAGTATTCTTAAAGAAAATATATTTAAATGTTTATTAGAAATTCAAAATAATTATAAAAAGCTTAATGCTGATAAAAGAAAAGCTATGCCAATAAAAATAGGCAGTAAAATTACTAATTTCAATATGGATGAAATATTATTTTTTGAGACAACAGAAATTGACCATAAGCTTAGGATGCATACTGAAAAAGGTGTTTTTGAATTTTATGGTAAATTAAAAGATATAGAAGCTCAGGTGCCAACGGACTATTATAAAAGTCATAGATCTTATTTAGTAAACACAAGTAAAATTAGAGCAATAGATAAAAAAGATCTTATTATATATATGATAAATGATGATATTTGTCTTGTTTCAAAACGTTATTTAAAAGGATTGATCAGTATATGTATTCTATAA
- a CDS encoding sensor histidine kinase, producing MYSIISNILYVLIVTLNIAVIINNITMSKLAWKHTLGLIVVNFILIYLLSIYHKDIFSVPFSTITTIIYLYTIFKKIAYSILISVSTQIIFALSDAFAGIIFMFIFRLDYSEITNNKIIYLGIAFTILLLAIILSKLLNLFFKRSKYAVFIETKGKNLILPVLCVIISLISIYSFLLMVKGVLKTYNKLVAIMNFSIICIFTLLLIVITYLINNNYKERLDKEYKDKELLRLNEYTAMIENQSNDLRKFKHDYANIIKIIGYYIDLGDINKLKAFYKEELFPQSEKIITKNMSFTKLQNIKINPLKAFISSKVNIAEKRNIRVNIEIEEDVTEISIGLIDLCRIIGVFFDNAIEAAELCQEKFIDFVVIKEENNVVFIISNSCLESTPPVHGLYKKDFSTKGNNRGIGLKSVMNIIHKNYSNVFLNTTIENSVFKQEFIIYRSK from the coding sequence ATGTATTCTATAATTAGTAATATATTATATGTGCTTATTGTAACTTTAAACATTGCAGTAATTATAAATAATATCACAATGTCAAAATTAGCTTGGAAGCATACTTTGGGGCTGATTGTTGTAAATTTTATTCTAATTTATTTGCTATCTATATATCACAAAGATATATTTTCAGTGCCTTTTTCAACAATTACAACAATTATATATTTATATACAATTTTTAAGAAAATAGCTTATTCAATACTAATTTCTGTTTCGACACAGATAATATTTGCTTTAAGTGATGCTTTTGCTGGAATAATATTTATGTTTATTTTTAGACTTGATTATTCTGAGATTACAAACAATAAGATTATATACTTGGGTATTGCATTTACCATTCTTCTATTAGCTATTATTTTAAGCAAACTTCTAAATTTATTTTTTAAAAGGTCAAAGTATGCTGTTTTCATAGAAACCAAGGGCAAAAATCTAATACTTCCAGTGCTGTGTGTGATAATATCATTGATTTCCATATATTCTTTTTTACTTATGGTTAAGGGAGTACTTAAGACTTATAATAAATTAGTTGCTATAATGAACTTTTCTATCATTTGTATTTTTACTTTATTATTGATTGTAATTACATATTTGATCAATAATAATTATAAGGAAAGATTGGATAAAGAATATAAAGATAAAGAGCTATTAAGACTTAATGAATATACTGCCATGATTGAAAATCAGTCTAATGATTTAAGAAAATTTAAACATGACTATGCCAATATAATTAAAATTATAGGATATTACATTGATTTAGGTGACATAAATAAGCTTAAAGCTTTTTACAAAGAGGAATTATTTCCTCAAAGTGAAAAAATCATAACTAAAAATATGTCTTTTACAAAACTTCAGAATATAAAAATAAATCCCTTGAAGGCATTTATATCATCTAAGGTTAATATTGCTGAGAAAAGAAATATACGGGTTAATATTGAAATTGAGGAGGATGTAACTGAGATATCTATAGGGCTAATAGATTTATGTAGAATTATTGGTGTATTTTTTGACAATGCAATTGAAGCGGCAGAATTATGTCAGGAGAAATTTATTGATTTTGTAGTGATAAAGGAAGAGAATAATGTGGTCTTTATAATAAGTAATTCCTGTTTGGAGAGTACTCCACCAGTTCATGGTTTATATAAAAAGGACTTTTCAACTAAAGGAAATAACAGGGGTATTGGTTTAAAGTCTGTTATGAATATTATACATAAAAATTATAGTAATGTATTTCTTAATACTACTATTGAAAACAGCGTTTTTAAACAGGAATTTATTATTTACAGATCTAAATAA
- a CDS encoding ABC transporter ATP-binding protein — MSIIQANNVTKDFYLNKIKVNILKGISISIEEGEFAVIIGESGSGKSTFLNILAGLMPPTMGDVNICNENISKFNENQLALFRRKHLGFVFQAYNLLPQFTALENVAFPLVFLGISKKERKERAAEMLKKVGLEERMNHKPSELSGGQQQRVSIARALVNNSAVVLADEPTGNLDSKTGVEIIEMLKELNEKENKTFVVVTHSQQVCKYADKIIRVKDGLIVDENNYN; from the coding sequence ATGTCAATAATTCAGGCTAACAATGTAACAAAGGATTTTTATTTAAATAAAATAAAAGTCAATATATTAAAAGGTATAAGCATAAGCATAGAAGAAGGTGAATTTGCAGTTATTATAGGAGAATCCGGCTCAGGTAAGTCAACTTTTTTAAATATACTGGCAGGACTTATGCCTCCAACAATGGGAGATGTAAATATCTGCAATGAAAATATATCTAAGTTTAATGAAAATCAATTGGCTTTATTCAGAAGAAAGCATTTAGGTTTTGTATTTCAAGCTTATAATTTGCTGCCTCAATTTACAGCTCTAGAAAATGTTGCATTTCCACTTGTGTTTTTAGGGATATCAAAAAAAGAGAGGAAGGAAAGAGCAGCAGAAATGCTAAAAAAGGTCGGTCTTGAAGAGAGGATGAACCATAAACCAAGCGAGCTTTCAGGGGGTCAGCAGCAAAGAGTATCTATAGCAAGAGCACTGGTAAATAATTCAGCTGTTGTACTTGCCGATGAACCTACGGGGAATTTGGATAGTAAAACTGGTGTAGAAATTATAGAAATGCTAAAAGAACTAAACGAAAAGGAAAATAAAACCTTCGTAGTAGTAACTCATTCACAGCAGGTATGCAAATATGCAGATAAAATTATAAGAGTTAAAGATGGTCTTATTGTAGATGAAAACAATTATAATTAA
- a CDS encoding ABC transporter permease yields the protein MKLSDLLEIIWSNMWRRRARTILTMIGVVIGSIAIFVIVSIGNGFQSYVSNQFSSFGDANVITVLPYNSYGQQTTTNNIKKKKLVLNDKSLNELKKLPNVKYCVPIINIQGSIKYKKNELQSNFMGMEMKEYSKDHKLFAGRFPSDGSEECVIGYKLAKYILGGNNSDNITDNQIKDLLRKKVQIVVSRVSDTGEQENKEYSFKISGISLESTSDDFMVKIPLKSVKTLNDWIMEGKGQNSLTYGQINVVVDDVKNISQIEKSINSLGYTASSLKEILDATNTTLNGVKLVIGALGAISLLVSAFGIANTMNMSIYERKKEIGVMKVIGAGLFDIKKIFIGEASAIGFIGGLAGIIIGFIINFIINAALRGYLSSGSSGGNVKIATASVGLVLFVLLFSLFIGFLSGIYPASKAAKLNVIKSIKDE from the coding sequence ATGAAACTTAGTGATTTACTAGAAATAATATGGAGTAATATGTGGCGTAGAAGGGCTAGAACCATACTTACAATGATAGGAGTAGTAATAGGAAGTATAGCTATATTTGTTATTGTGTCCATAGGTAACGGCTTTCAATCCTATGTATCAAACCAATTTTCTTCTTTTGGAGATGCAAATGTAATAACGGTACTACCTTATAACTCCTATGGGCAGCAGACAACTACCAATAATATAAAAAAGAAAAAATTAGTACTTAATGATAAGTCCTTAAATGAGCTAAAAAAGCTGCCAAATGTAAAATATTGTGTACCTATAATAAATATACAGGGAAGTATAAAATACAAGAAAAATGAACTGCAATCAAACTTTATGGGAATGGAAATGAAGGAATACTCAAAAGACCATAAATTATTTGCAGGAAGATTTCCATCAGATGGCAGTGAAGAATGTGTCATAGGTTATAAGCTAGCTAAGTATATTTTAGGTGGCAATAATTCTGATAATATTACTGATAATCAAATAAAGGATCTTCTCAGGAAAAAAGTTCAGATTGTGGTTTCCAGAGTATCAGACACTGGAGAACAGGAAAATAAAGAATACAGTTTTAAAATAAGTGGAATTTCTTTAGAAAGCACAAGTGATGATTTTATGGTAAAAATACCTTTGAAATCTGTGAAAACCTTAAATGATTGGATAATGGAAGGTAAAGGACAAAATAGCTTAACTTACGGACAAATAAATGTAGTAGTGGATGATGTAAAAAATATAAGTCAAATAGAAAAGAGCATAAATAGTTTGGGATATACTGCATCTTCTCTTAAGGAAATTTTAGATGCTACAAATACAACTTTAAATGGTGTAAAGCTGGTTATAGGGGCCTTAGGTGCAATTTCCCTTTTAGTATCAGCCTTTGGTATAGCCAATACCATGAATATGTCCATATATGAAAGAAAAAAAGAGATAGGAGTTATGAAGGTAATAGGTGCAGGGCTGTTTGATATAAAAAAGATATTTATAGGTGAAGCCAGTGCCATAGGTTTTATAGGGGGATTGGCAGGTATCATTATAGGGTTTATAATCAATTTTATTATAAATGCAGCACTAAGAGGATACTTGTCTAGCGGCAGTTCAGGTGGAAATGTAAAAATAGCTACTGCCAGTGTAGGCTTAGTATTGTTTGTACTATTATTTTCGTTGTTTATAGGTTTTTTATCAGGTATTTATCCAGCTTCAAAAGCTGCAAAGCTTAATGTTATAAAATCAATCAAAGATGAATAA
- a CDS encoding Yip1 family protein, protein MEDTNNVEQMTFGEKVKNFFIHPTKVFAQYQEKPTYIIRLLIICIVSAIYSTVQFAMSKPYMEKYINNITKGMDPQQADIVKKTMGIFSSTPVVVIEAIIGIIITIFIASLVYMLFIKMFKGKIKYGQVVSTYTTAYMAVVVGLIIKTIYMLISKKPLNISVQTNPTLLNTITASYDIFSIWEMVLMALGISTVAKISKKKGAIIVIIMFIILILITIGSFMLRKK, encoded by the coding sequence ATGGAAGATACAAATAATGTGGAACAGATGACTTTTGGTGAAAAAGTGAAGAATTTTTTTATCCATCCAACTAAGGTTTTTGCTCAGTACCAGGAGAAACCGACCTATATCATTAGATTATTAATAATATGTATAGTAAGTGCTATATATTCTACAGTACAATTTGCCATGTCTAAGCCTTATATGGAAAAATATATAAATAATATAACAAAGGGCATGGATCCACAGCAGGCAGATATAGTAAAGAAAACAATGGGAATTTTTTCTTCCACTCCAGTGGTAGTTATAGAGGCAATAATAGGAATTATAATAACAATATTTATAGCTTCTCTTGTATACATGCTATTTATAAAGATGTTTAAAGGTAAAATAAAATATGGTCAGGTTGTATCAACTTATACTACTGCTTATATGGCTGTAGTTGTAGGGCTTATTATAAAAACTATATATATGTTAATAAGCAAAAAACCACTGAATATTTCAGTTCAAACAAATCCCACTCTTTTAAATACAATAACAGCATCCTATGACATTTTCAGTATATGGGAAATGGTGTTAATGGCATTGGGGATCTCTACAGTAGCTAAAATCTCTAAAAAGAAGGGTGCAATTATAGTAATTATTATGTTTATAATATTAATACTTATAACAATTGGATCTTTTATGTTGAGGAAAAAATAA